A single Curtobacterium sp. MCJR17_020 DNA region contains:
- a CDS encoding ATP-binding cassette domain-containing protein: protein MIEVRHASKHHGRRTLWNDLSFDVARGEIVCLVGPSGSGKSTLLDCVGHLDSLDSGTIRIAGEPVSRSRRQARLLRQRYLGYLFQDFGLVADTTVQANIDIARTSRGPSQEVRTSDALDRVGLTGRATDRVHELSGGEQQRVAMARLLVKRPSVILADEPTSALDDGNAAMVLDLLAELAVDGAAVLIATHSPTVEALATRSVSLNAPGT from the coding sequence ATGATCGAGGTACGACACGCATCAAAACACCACGGACGGCGGACCCTGTGGAACGATCTGTCGTTCGACGTCGCGCGCGGCGAGATCGTCTGCCTGGTCGGGCCGAGTGGCTCTGGGAAGTCCACACTCCTCGACTGCGTGGGACACCTCGATTCCCTCGACTCAGGGACGATCCGCATCGCCGGCGAACCGGTGAGTCGAAGCAGGCGGCAGGCTCGGCTCCTGCGCCAGCGCTACTTGGGCTACCTGTTCCAGGACTTCGGATTGGTCGCTGACACGACCGTTCAGGCGAACATCGACATCGCTCGGACATCCCGCGGACCGAGCCAGGAGGTCCGCACGAGCGACGCGCTCGATCGCGTCGGCCTGACCGGACGTGCAACCGACCGAGTCCACGAGCTCAGCGGAGGCGAGCAGCAACGGGTGGCGATGGCGAGGCTCCTGGTGAAGCGCCCGTCGGTCATCCTTGCCGACGAGCCGACCAGCGCACTCGACGACGGGAACGCGGCGATGGTGCTCGACCTGCTGGCCGAACTCGCCGTCGACGGGGCGGCCGTGCTCATCGCGACCCATTCGCCGACCGTCGAGGCACTCGCCACTCGGAGCGTCTCGCTGAACGCACCGGGTACGTGA
- a CDS encoding lactococcin 972 family bacteriocin gives MQNSKAKALIGIGLAVGLIAGPATVASASALEVLGSGAETGGVTIVDPGAGVSGGTRDYSTHDDGGGGSFWQWGVGRDDTWSNYFREKRCHGATAVGKKSKRVSNVPGGKYAMAMTPKASSGNKAYYHNC, from the coding sequence ATGCAGAACAGCAAGGCGAAGGCATTGATCGGGATCGGTTTGGCAGTGGGCCTGATCGCCGGGCCGGCCACGGTCGCATCCGCGTCAGCGCTCGAGGTCCTCGGGTCCGGCGCGGAGACCGGCGGCGTCACGATCGTCGACCCGGGTGCGGGCGTGAGCGGTGGAACCCGCGACTACTCGACGCATGACGACGGTGGGGGTGGGAGCTTCTGGCAGTGGGGTGTGGGTCGCGACGACACGTGGTCGAACTACTTCCGCGAGAAGCGGTGCCACGGCGCGACCGCCGTCGGCAAGAAGTCGAAGCGCGTGTCGAACGTGCCCGGTGGGAAGTACGCGATGGCGATGACTCCGAAGGCGAGCAGCGGCAACAAGGCGTACTACCACAACTGCTGA